In Musa acuminata AAA Group cultivar baxijiao chromosome BXJ2-10, Cavendish_Baxijiao_AAA, whole genome shotgun sequence, a genomic segment contains:
- the LOC135625705 gene encoding uncharacterized protein LOC135625705: MSGFTELGFALIIILSLSLLGLAAELIYLLHRRRRRWLLQQSTADPELGGGPSSGDLLLHVLCFEPRSRVEPACAAPSFAHPSAAANPASPKPPVDPAEAESDSDPEEECDFDRWRATYLGPSRALYTINEEGEDDDEHWEEAEEEETPFATPCSSPGFYTPSPSPPRTRE, encoded by the coding sequence ATGAGTGGGTTCACAGAGCTCGGCTTCGCTCTCATCATAATCTTGTCCCTCTCCCTTCTAGGGTTAGCCGCCGAGCTCATCTACCTCCTCCATCGCCGGCGGCGGAGGTGGCTCCTTCAGCAATCCACTGCCGATCCCGAGCTCGGCGGCGGGCCGTCCTCCGGGGATCTCCTCCTCCACGTCCTCTGCTTCGAGCCCCGCTCCCGGGTCGAGCCCGCCTGCGCTGCCCCGTCCTTCGCTCATCCCTCCGCCGCCGCCAATCCTGCTTCGCCGAAGCCCCCGGTAGATCCCGCGGAGGCGGAGTCGGATTCCGACCCAGAGGAGGAGTGCGACTTCGACCGGTGGCGGGCCACGTACTTGGGGCCCTCCCGAGCCCTGTACACCATCAACGAGGAGGGGGAAGACGACGACGAACATTgggaggaggcagaggaggaggaaaCGCCATTCGCGACGCCGTGCTCGTCGCCCGGGTTCTACACTCCGTCGCCATCTCCGCCCCGCACGAGGGAGTAG
- the LOC135624422 gene encoding uncharacterized protein LOC135624422 yields the protein MADFPPDLEDGELWLPSDIIRDVGARSTFSSSSSSSSAVVASPGCSAHLAYLEGIARQLDALCMLDRAGLLPAFGPPRHAPPRPRVFGFKQGRPAPRLAGAENVIGLGVVHAGFMTGDGGRVVPGSSPGMLRFCSMSRPVQTQATFGAARGGVVQAPVQPVPDRFIPLPSPGSAREGGGTGVFLPRVFKDEDKKKPYVKGRGEQQQATRNGGVWEQGMPFQHPPPPPPAETGLPQDWTY from the exons ATGGCGGATTTCCCACCCGATTTGGAGGACGGCGAGCTCTGGCTGCCCTCCGACATCATCCGCGACGTCGGCGCTCGCAGCACCTTctcctcgtcgtcctcctcctcctccgccgtcgtCGCCTCCCCCGGTTGCTCCGCCCACCTAGCCTACCTCGAAGGCATCGCTCGCCAGCTCGACGCACTCTGCATGCTCGACCGGGCCGGCCTCCTCCCCGCGTTCGGACCGCCGCGTCATGCCCCGCCCCGCCCTCGG GTCTTCGGCTTCAAGCAGGGTAGGCCGGCGCCCCGGCTGGCAGGGGCGGAAAATGTCATCGGACTCGGTGTGGTTCACGCCGGGTTCATGACCGGCGATGGCGGGCGGGTTGTTCCCGGCTCGAGCCCCGGCATGCTCCGGTTTTGCTCCATGTCGAGACCGGTTCAGACACAG GCAACCTTTGGAGCGGCCAGAGGCGGGGTGGTGCAGGCTCCGGTTCAACCGGTTCCGGACCGGTTCATTCCATTACCATCTCCTGGTTCGGCGAGGGAGGGCGGGGGCACGGGCGTGTTCCTCCCACGGGTCTTCAAAGACGAAGACAAGAAGAAACCCT ATGTGAAAGGCAGAGGAGAGCAGCAGCAGGCGACAAGAAATGGAGGAGTGTGGGAGCAAGGCATGCCATTTcagcatcctcctcctcctcctcctgcagaGACGGGTCTGCCTCAGGACTGGACTTATTGA